ctctctctcactgtttttGCAACTGTTGTTCTGTGTGTCAGAGTGAAAGTGTGTTTGTTTTTGAGACTGGGGTGTGAACAAGAGTGCATTTGTGATTGTGCAGTtgtctggggctgtgtgtgtgtaagtgtgagtTTCTTTGCGTGCGAGTTTATGtgtatgagtgtatgtgtgtgtgtgagtgtgtgcagaaCCACTAGAACCCGATGAgcctgcatgcgtgcgtgcgtgcgtgcgtgcgtgcgtgcgtgtgtgtagtgtACCTGCAGAATACAGCTGGTGATGTCAGAGGCTATCTTGGCATGGGGTGTGTCTTCGTCTTTACCCTGGGGGGTGAGGTTGTGTTCCAGACAGGACTCCCACAGACCCACTAGTGCCCCACCATGGCGCTCGATGGACCGTGTCTCCCTGATCGCCGTGGTGATACGCGTGATgcagatctccaccacagcctGGTCATTGTCATTGGTCAGGTAGTCCTGCAGTCAGCAAATCAGAGGGGAGACGAGTCCGGATCAGCCAATCATGATCAAGGAACAATGAGGAAAGAGCATGCTTGTTTTTAATATYGTTTCAAATGSAGTCAACCTGAAAGCTATCTAACACATGTTGGGTACTAACTTCTAAACTTGAAKTATGAAATATCCTCATTCATGTTATAATATTAGAACCGAGGGTATGGAAATCTactgagtgagagagggggattaCAGGAAGTTCACAttctgtcagaacatgttattgttacACATCAGGTATCCTATGGTGAGGAGAAGGGTTAACATCTGGTACAAGTCAACAGGACAGCCGTYAGTTGGGGATGAGTGAGGAATTTGGGCCAAGGTCATCtcagatgaagtgagaaagaACAGGCATCGCTAAAatcctgtctagcaacagagatgtgttGGCTATCCAGATGTGTAAGGAGGAGACTCGGCATGGGAGGAAGGTATAAATARATGAGCTTGTGTAAATATgtctttgtcttatgcagctgtgcATGGTGTCACCAGTAGGTGAATACACTTGGTTTGAGCTTCACTAGTCATCTGTGAGTTTTACTCTATTTAGGAATCTAACACACAGACCCAAATCTCAAGGCTGCAATACCTTTTGGTCTTAGCTTTCCCTTGACACTCAAATTATCAAAGGAAAAatactcttgactttttccatgttgaGGTggaaatgttcagatattcaaacTATGGCCCCATCTAGACAGTGTCTGAATAAGCTGTTGGGTTAGATTCTTCCGCAGACGCTTTCATTCTTTAGTTAAATGATGACTGAGAGACTGTGTTGGATGGGAAATGAGGACATGTGGGCCCTGGAGTGATGAGAATCATATCATATCTGTTATCCCAGGGAACAGTCCCAAGAGACACACCTGCCATAAGCTGCTATCCCAATGGGAGTGTGCAGTCAGCATGGAAATGACAGGTGTGTTGGGTGAGGTGATGccatgtctgcgtgtgtgtgtgtgtgtgtgtgtgtctgcacgtgGCTTCgcatgtgtgcatgtttgtgtgcttGCATAGGCAACTCACAGAAGAACAATAGATAGCTTGGA
This genomic interval from Salvelinus sp. IW2-2015 linkage group LG22, ASM291031v2, whole genome shotgun sequence contains the following:
- the LOC111949476 gene encoding ventricular zone-expressed PH domain-containing protein, producing the protein MHQLFGLVLGKRDLSRAGDLFSLEDSEIEDCLSQALEEIKAISCSPDYLTNDNDQAVVEICITRITTAIRETRSIERHGGALVGLWESCLEHNLTPQGKDEDTPHAKIASDITSCILQNYSRFPQ